The proteins below are encoded in one region of Verrucomicrobiota bacterium:
- a CDS encoding DUF1549 domain-containing protein gives MKMLPAILFLCAPLAALAAKAPDLLDVKVWPAEVTLSTKQARQALAVQATFSDTTTQDVTEKATYTFGDKTLVKFDKGVMTPLADGKTELVIKFGGKSLTVPVKVEKAAEERPISFTLDVMPVFTKAGCNVGGCHGAARGKDGFFLSLFGYDPAGDYHRITREFPGRRINLALPDDSLLVEKALGRVPHTGGERFKADSELYHTLIRWLKAGAPKDAATVATVVDVDINPKQAVIEGAGNTQRLNVRAVYSDGTSRDVTATSDYLTSNDVAAKVDGSGRITAGSRGEAFVMARYAGFTVGSQILVIPKDAKAEFPAVAENNYIDRHVHNKLRKIRITPSELCDDATFIRRVYLDITGLLPSAEDTRKFVADSDAKKREKLVDTLLARDEFNDIWVMKFAELLQVRTDNNRFQYKSALHYYTWLQEQFAKNVPMSELVQDLLTSKGGTFSNPAANFYKVETDVLKMTENVAQVFMGMRIQCAQCHNHPFDKWKMDDYYSFAAFFSQVGRKTGEDQRETIVFNSGSGGVRHPVGNKDMPPKFLGGAQPEIARGADRREIVGKWLASPENPFFARNLANIVWAHFFGQGIVEPVDDVRISNPPSNPELLDALATEFTKSNYNFRKLVRDICTSRAYQLSPKSNETNASDTRNFAKGSIRRLRAEVLLDCINQVTVAKDKFRGLPLGARAVEIVDGRTTTFFLTTFGRADRGTVCSCEVKMEPNLSQALHLLNGDTVNTKVASGGFVRSLLRDGRAPADVIDEMYFRCFSRPPTSEEKTKLVAFVKDAKNDQETSDILNDIFWSVLNSKEFIFNH, from the coding sequence CAGGCGCGCCAGGCGCTTGCCGTGCAGGCGACGTTCTCCGACACCACAACGCAGGATGTCACCGAGAAAGCCACATACACCTTCGGCGACAAGACGCTCGTGAAGTTCGACAAAGGGGTCATGACTCCGCTCGCCGACGGCAAGACGGAGCTCGTGATCAAGTTCGGCGGCAAGTCGCTCACCGTGCCCGTGAAGGTCGAGAAGGCCGCCGAGGAACGTCCCATCAGCTTCACGCTCGACGTCATGCCCGTGTTCACGAAGGCCGGCTGCAACGTCGGCGGCTGCCACGGCGCGGCGCGCGGCAAGGACGGGTTCTTCCTGTCGCTCTTCGGCTACGACCCTGCGGGAGATTATCATCGCATCACCCGCGAGTTTCCCGGCCGCCGCATCAACCTCGCGCTGCCCGATGACAGCCTGCTCGTCGAGAAGGCGCTCGGGCGGGTGCCGCACACCGGCGGCGAACGCTTCAAGGCCGACAGCGAGCTCTATCACACGCTCATTCGCTGGCTCAAAGCCGGCGCGCCGAAGGACGCCGCGACCGTCGCGACCGTCGTGGACGTGGACATCAACCCGAAGCAGGCCGTGATCGAGGGCGCGGGCAACACGCAGCGGCTCAACGTCCGCGCCGTGTATTCCGATGGCACCTCGCGCGACGTCACCGCGACCTCCGACTACCTCACAAGCAACGACGTCGCCGCCAAGGTGGACGGCTCCGGTCGCATCACGGCGGGCAGCCGGGGCGAGGCGTTCGTCATGGCGCGCTACGCCGGCTTCACCGTCGGCTCGCAAATTCTCGTCATCCCGAAGGACGCGAAGGCCGAGTTTCCGGCCGTCGCCGAGAACAACTACATCGACCGCCACGTCCACAACAAGCTGCGCAAGATTCGCATCACCCCGAGCGAACTGTGCGACGACGCGACCTTCATCCGCCGCGTGTATCTCGACATCACCGGCCTGCTGCCGTCGGCTGAGGACACGCGCAAGTTCGTCGCCGACAGCGACGCAAAGAAGCGCGAGAAGCTCGTGGACACGCTCCTGGCGCGCGACGAGTTCAACGACATCTGGGTGATGAAGTTCGCCGAGCTGCTCCAGGTGCGCACGGACAACAACCGCTTCCAATACAAGTCGGCGCTGCACTACTACACGTGGCTGCAGGAGCAGTTCGCCAAGAACGTGCCGATGAGCGAGCTCGTGCAGGACCTCCTCACGTCCAAGGGCGGCACCTTCTCGAATCCCGCGGCGAACTTCTACAAGGTCGAGACCGACGTGCTCAAGATGACCGAGAACGTCGCGCAGGTGTTCATGGGCATGCGCATCCAGTGCGCCCAGTGCCACAACCACCCGTTCGACAAGTGGAAGATGGACGACTACTACAGCTTCGCCGCGTTCTTCTCGCAGGTCGGCCGCAAGACCGGCGAGGACCAGCGCGAGACGATCGTCTTCAACTCCGGCAGCGGCGGCGTCCGCCACCCCGTCGGCAACAAGGACATGCCGCCCAAGTTCCTCGGCGGCGCGCAGCCGGAGATCGCCCGCGGCGCCGACCGGCGCGAAATCGTCGGCAAGTGGCTCGCCTCGCCCGAGAATCCCTTCTTCGCGCGCAACCTCGCCAACATCGTCTGGGCGCACTTCTTCGGACAGGGCATCGTGGAGCCCGTGGACGACGTGCGCATCAGCAACCCGCCGTCCAACCCGGAGTTGCTCGACGCGCTCGCCACCGAGTTCACGAAGTCCAACTACAACTTCCGCAAGCTCGTCCGCGACATCTGCACCTCGCGCGCCTACCAGCTCTCGCCCAAGTCCAATGAGACCAACGCGAGCGACACGCGCAACTTCGCCAAGGGCTCCATCCGCCGGCTGCGCGCCGAGGTCCTGCTCGATTGCATCAATCAAGTCACCGTCGCCAAGGACAAGTTCCGGGGGTTGCCGCTCGGCGCGCGCGCGGTCGAAATCGTGGACGGCCGCACCACCACGTTCTTCCTCACCACCTTCGGCCGCGCCGACCGCGGCACCGTCTGCTCGTGTGAGGTCAAGATGGAGCCGAACCTCTCGCAGGCGCTCCACCTTCTCAACGGTGACACCGTGAACACCAAGGTCGCCAGCGGCGGGTTCGTGCGCTCGCTGCTGCGCGATGGCCGTGCACCGGCCGACGTCATCGACGAGATGTATTTCCGGTGCTTCTCGCGCCCGCCGACCAGCGAGGAAAAGACCAAGCTCGTCGCCTTTGTGAAGGACGCCAAGAACGACCAGGAAACATCCGACATCCTCAACGACATTTTCTGGTCCGTGCTGAACTCGAAGGAGTTCATCTTCAATCACTGA